From Astyanax mexicanus isolate ESR-SI-001 chromosome 16, AstMex3_surface, whole genome shotgun sequence, one genomic window encodes:
- the nmur1a gene encoding neuromedin-U receptor 1, with protein MSKPNCSWAALPCVQDLLCNSSLVLNFTAAELEDYCLDPDEYLERYLGPRRSPVFLPVCITYLLIFFVGVLGNILTCTVITRHRVMRTPTNFYLFSLAVSDLLVLLLGMPLELYELWSNYPFLLGESGCYFKTFLFETVCFASILNVTALSVERYIAVVHPLRAKYVVTRTHARRVILCVWTISVVCALPNTSLHGIFMLPQPKGRGPGGLPGSDTCMLVKPRWMYNLTIQITTVVFFLLPMLTLSILYLLIGLRLRRERMLQMLQATDHQQLDGYSRVRCQQQKARRQQVTKMLFVLVVMFGICWAPFHTDRLMWSFMDQWASGQVEIFQAYEYVHVISGVFFYLSSAVNPILYNLMSTRFREMFKEVMCRHPRRPVPRKQSLSMTRVTLRSVVSEVAPGNGAVIADRDYDFYECHKNETTFD; from the exons ATGTCCAAACCCAACTGCTCGTGGGCAGCTCTGCCTTGTGTTCAGGACCTGCTGTGTAACTCCAGCCTTGTGCTGAACTTCACAGCAGCAGAGTTGGAAGACTACTGCCTGGACCCAGACGAGTACCTGGAGAGGTACCTCGGCCCACGGCGCTCTCCAGTCTTTCTGCCTGTCTGCATCACCTACCTGTTGATCTTCTTTGTGGGGGTCTTGGGCAATATCCTCACCTGCACAGTCATCACACGCCACAGGGTGATGAGGACACCCACCAACTTCTACCTGTTTAGCCTGGCAGTATCAGACCTTCTGGTGCTGCTGCTGGGCATGCCGCTGGAGCTGTATGAGCTGTGGAGTAACTACCCGTTTCTGCTGGGGGAGAGCGGCTGCTACTTCAAGACGTTCCTGTTTGAGACGGTGTGTTTTGCCTCCATCCTGAATGTGACGGCGTTGAGCGTGGAGCGCTACATCGCCGTGGTCCACCCACTCAGGGCCAAGTATGTGGTCACCCGAACTCACGCCAGACGGGTGATTCTTTGTGTGTGGACCATTTCAGTTGTGTGCGCGCTGCCCAACACCAGCCTTCATGGTATCTTCATGCTGCCGCAGCCAAAGGGGCGGGGCCCGGGCGGCCTTCCTGGCTCGGACACCTGCATGCTGGTCAAGCCTCGCTGGATGTACAACCTGACCATCCAGATCACCACAGTGGTCTTCTTCCTGCTGCCCATGCTGACCCTCAGCATACTGTACCTGCTGATCGGCCTGCGGCTGCGCAGGGAGCGGATGCTGCAGATGCTGCAGGCCACTGACCATCAGCAGCTGGATGGATATAGCAGGGTTCGTTGTCAGCAGCAGAAAGCGCGCAGGCAGCAGGTCACCAAGATGCTGT TTGTCCTGGTGGTGATGTTCGGTATCTGCTGGGCTCCATTTCACACCGACCGTCTGATGTGGAGCTTCATGGACCAGTGGGCCAGTGGGCAGGTGGAGATTTTCCAGGCGTATGAATACGTCCATGTTATTTCAGGAGTTTTCTTCTATCTAAGCTCTGCCGTCAACCCCATCCTTTACAACCTGATGTCTACGCGCTTCAGAGAGATGTTTAAGGAGGTGATGTGTCGTCACCCGAGGCGCCCAGTACCCAGGAAACAATCTCTGAGCATGACCCGGGTGACCTTACGCAGCGTGGTCAGCGAAGTCGCCCCTGGCAATGGGGCCGTCATTGCAGACAGAGATTATGACTTTTACGAATGCCACAAAAATGAGACGACGTTTGACTGA